In Deferribacter desulfuricans SSM1, the following are encoded in one genomic region:
- the mtaB gene encoding tRNA (N(6)-L-threonylcarbamoyladenosine(37)-C(2))-methylthiotransferase MtaB, translating into MIKIYIHTFGCKVNLSESENIKLEGSQKGFLFVDNIEEADVVVINSCAVTELAEKKCNDFIKKIKKRYNIKVLVTGCYALILSKEIKSYIDFVLDNEKKESLVEFLSNTFQLNDYKQTSKPKLKTRAFLKIQDGCDAFCTYCIIPFLRGKPKSKPIEKVIKEIDDLVNLNYKEIVLVGIHIGKYGIDHNTTLKNLLKEIIKQYQNKNIRFRLSSLDVDEIDDELIDIVEHSNGLICNHFHIALQNGSNKILQLMKRRHTAEDFIDICNKIKSKIADCTIGTDVIVGFPEETDEDFESTINVLNKANVDYLHVFSYSKREGTLASKMKNQIPENIKKERAKMLRKIGKKLKLNSELKMIGKTAKILLEKNGGGHISNYHYVKIVNDNLEVNNFYNIKILKREKNRLIGGLVE; encoded by the coding sequence ATGATTAAAATATATATTCACACTTTTGGATGCAAAGTAAATCTATCTGAAAGTGAAAACATTAAGCTTGAAGGAAGTCAAAAAGGTTTTTTATTCGTTGATAATATTGAAGAAGCTGATGTTGTTGTAATAAATAGTTGTGCAGTTACAGAGTTGGCAGAAAAAAAATGTAACGACTTCATTAAAAAAATAAAAAAGAGATATAATATAAAAGTCCTTGTTACAGGTTGTTATGCCTTAATACTCTCAAAAGAGATAAAAAGCTATATAGATTTTGTCTTGGATAACGAAAAGAAAGAATCACTTGTCGAATTTCTTTCTAACACATTTCAACTAAATGATTATAAACAAACTTCAAAACCAAAATTAAAAACTAGAGCTTTCCTAAAAATTCAAGATGGTTGTGATGCGTTTTGTACATATTGCATCATCCCTTTTTTAAGAGGGAAACCTAAATCTAAACCTATTGAAAAAGTTATAAAAGAAATAGATGACCTTGTTAATCTTAATTATAAAGAAATAGTTTTAGTAGGAATACATATAGGTAAATATGGTATAGATCACAATACAACTCTGAAAAATCTTTTAAAAGAAATTATTAAACAATACCAAAATAAAAATATAAGGTTTAGGTTGTCATCGTTGGATGTGGATGAAATTGATGATGAACTTATAGATATTGTAGAACACTCCAATGGTCTAATCTGTAATCATTTCCATATTGCACTACAAAATGGCTCAAATAAAATATTACAACTTATGAAAAGAAGGCATACAGCTGAAGACTTCATTGATATTTGTAACAAAATTAAATCAAAAATAGCTGATTGCACAATAGGCACAGATGTAATTGTGGGTTTTCCTGAAGAAACAGATGAAGATTTTGAGTCTACTATTAATGTATTAAATAAGGCAAATGTGGATTATTTACACGTATTTAGCTATTCTAAAAGAGAAGGAACTTTAGCAAGTAAAATGAAAAATCAGATCCCAGAAAACATAAAAAAAGAGCGTGCAAAAATGCTTCGAAAAATTGGTAAAAAGTTAAAATTAAATTCAGAACTTAAAATGATTGGTAAAACTGCAAAAATATTATTAGAGAAAAATGGTGGTGGACATATTTCAAATTACCACTATGTAAAAATCGTTAATGATAATTTAGAAGTGAACAATTTTTATAATATAAAAATCCTAAAAAGAGAAAAAAATAGACTTATAGGAGGTTTAGTTGAGTAA
- a CDS encoding FAD-dependent oxidoreductase gives MSKEKLIIIGGVAAGASAAAKARRTNEFIDITIYEKTANVSYANCGLPFYIAGIINNRKNLLLHTPKSLGKRFNLNIFTKHEVIDIDPKSKTVLVKSGDNTFEDKFDKLIIATGAKTVIPKIKGIEQTPFFQMKTVEDVDQIKEFIEKNNPKSAIIIGGGYIGVEIAEALYHSNIKATIIEAQKHILPNYSHEIVLAIEDKMKEVGVNIHTEKFVEEVSYDNKHYKVILNDGTILHSDMLFVATGVAPNIELAKKAGITLGETGAIKTNEYMQTNYDFIYAAGDAVEKFHIVSKQYVFLPLAGPANREGRVAGCNAAGGMLQNPGVLGTSVVGFLDKIVAKTGLSFDEAIAAGFDADFVYTEDPDHAEYYPGYKYIFMKTVFDKRTKKVLGVEASGSYATVRKVDAIASAIYGDLTIYDLENIDFCYAPPFGSARDNINKAGFVAANQDRGEGFGIKPQEFIEIYNKDCSIQIIDVRTKLEYKAYRFEKAKNIYVNDIRSHLSEIDKGRPVYIYCAVGFRGYLATRFLRNLGYEAFNIIGGIEAINRIKRFNFVGGSNGCCFKN, from the coding sequence TTGAGTAAAGAAAAGTTAATTATAATAGGTGGTGTTGCTGCAGGTGCAAGTGCTGCAGCAAAAGCAAGAAGAACTAATGAGTTTATTGATATTACAATTTATGAAAAAACAGCAAACGTTTCTTATGCAAACTGTGGACTACCTTTTTACATTGCTGGAATAATTAATAACAGAAAAAATCTGCTATTACACACACCAAAAAGTTTAGGTAAAAGATTTAACTTAAATATTTTTACTAAACACGAAGTTATCGATATTGACCCAAAAAGTAAAACAGTTTTAGTAAAAAGTGGAGATAACACTTTTGAAGACAAATTTGACAAACTTATCATTGCTACAGGTGCCAAAACAGTTATACCTAAAATAAAAGGGATTGAACAAACACCTTTTTTCCAAATGAAAACTGTGGAAGATGTGGACCAAATCAAAGAATTTATTGAAAAAAACAACCCAAAATCAGCCATAATTATAGGGGGAGGGTATATTGGTGTTGAAATAGCTGAAGCTCTTTATCACTCAAATATAAAAGCAACAATAATTGAAGCTCAAAAACATATCTTACCAAATTATTCCCATGAAATAGTTTTAGCTATTGAAGACAAAATGAAAGAAGTTGGAGTCAATATACATACAGAAAAGTTTGTTGAAGAAGTAAGCTATGATAATAAACATTACAAAGTAATATTAAACGATGGAACCATATTACATTCTGATATGCTTTTCGTAGCTACAGGGGTAGCACCAAATATAGAACTTGCTAAAAAAGCAGGGATAACTTTAGGTGAAACTGGTGCAATAAAAACAAATGAATATATGCAAACAAATTATGACTTTATTTATGCGGCTGGTGATGCTGTAGAAAAATTTCATATAGTATCAAAACAGTATGTTTTTTTACCATTAGCTGGCCCTGCAAATAGAGAAGGTAGAGTAGCTGGTTGTAATGCTGCTGGAGGGATGTTGCAAAATCCTGGAGTACTTGGCACAAGTGTTGTTGGCTTTCTCGATAAAATTGTCGCAAAAACAGGTTTAAGTTTTGATGAAGCCATAGCAGCTGGTTTTGATGCCGATTTTGTTTATACAGAAGATCCCGATCACGCTGAATATTATCCTGGTTATAAATACATTTTTATGAAAACAGTTTTTGATAAAAGAACAAAAAAAGTATTGGGTGTAGAAGCTAGCGGAAGTTATGCTACGGTTAGAAAAGTTGATGCAATTGCGTCAGCTATATATGGAGATTTAACAATCTACGATCTTGAAAATATAGATTTCTGTTATGCCCCACCATTTGGCTCGGCAAGGGACAATATTAATAAAGCCGGTTTTGTCGCAGCAAACCAAGATAGAGGAGAAGGATTTGGCATTAAACCTCAAGAATTTATTGAAATCTATAATAAAGATTGCTCAATTCAAATAATTGACGTAAGAACAAAGTTGGAATATAAAGCTTACAGATTTGAAAAAGCAAAAAATATATACGTAAATGATATTAGGAGCCATCTATCAGAAATTGATAAAGGAAGACCTGTTTATATATATTGTGCAGTTGGTTTTAGGGGATATTTAGCAACAAGATTTTTAAGAAACTTGGGGTATGAAGCATTTAATATTATTGGTGGTATTGAGGCAATAAATAGAATAAAAAGATTTAACTTTGTAGGAGGGTCCAATGGATGTTGTTTTAAAAACTGA
- the glnD gene encoding [protein-PII] uridylyltransferase, protein MIKDELKNFYWNRWNDIKESRKKYPTSWQLLFKISELSYDTIKYALKLTDFPLDNITFISLGSFAREQMSPFSDIDILLLHKDSLKSKEKDAISKFSTLLWDININPAIQIKSFKEIKQTNKLDTTEKTALIDYKFIEGNNLLFEEYVKTVNSYIIEKGKMKFLLEHINAAMKRGEKYRDSVYKLEPNLKEGHGGIRDFNFICWINRILFNGASLNTLIKKDIITIEDYDLLMKGVEFIFKVRNELHYYFNRKFDILTIEAQKDIASELGYITTSMSLNVEHFLRDYYGHARNISQITKKVINKGLQEIVYNKTHKKATIRKLGYGLIQYNNNLTAEHPDIFEKNHELLINVFYIAAVRSLKLSDKLINIIRNNLYLIDENYLKKYGKLFLKVISSFPYSYKITKNMLNTGVLESIIPEFKEIICRVQYDLYHHYTVDEHTILALKFIDDLITNANPRNKNYIDAYKRLKRKDLLALSILLHDIGKGQGFNHSVVGAKMSQTICKRLGMHPDDIDTVSNMVEQHLLMSHIAQRRDLHDIEVIEYFTNYLNNEDELHLLYLLTYADMNAVGGDLFNEWKSSLLTELYLKSKAALEKESIISEYNKIVELKRKKLFERISDDIIKGFIDKLDSEYIFTYKVKHIIRHLNMIKKLNPDVKVLTDFYVRDDLNCLEFNICTYDFLGLLKKLSGVFAYYGLNILGAQIFTFDNNIVIDTIQVVSSSDSTNNLLKKGDKIAVTIKEVVTNKTSVEDLIKRASTPFFKKKIPKEIKKKVEFDNEISSNYTVIDVFTEDKIGLLYKILSVFEDLGINVQKAKISTDVDRVVDSFYVTDKNYHKITEQTFIDKIKFSLMEVI, encoded by the coding sequence ATGATTAAAGATGAATTAAAAAATTTTTATTGGAATAGATGGAACGATATTAAAGAGAGTAGGAAAAAGTATCCTACTTCCTGGCAGTTACTTTTTAAAATTTCTGAGTTATCTTATGACACCATTAAATATGCTTTGAAGTTGACAGATTTTCCTTTAGATAATATAACTTTTATTTCGCTTGGTAGTTTTGCAAGGGAACAGATGTCCCCTTTTTCAGATATAGATATTTTGTTGTTACATAAAGATAGTTTAAAAAGTAAAGAAAAGGATGCTATATCAAAATTCTCTACTCTTTTATGGGATATAAATATTAATCCCGCAATTCAGATAAAATCATTTAAAGAGATTAAACAAACAAATAAACTAGATACCACTGAGAAAACTGCGCTTATTGATTATAAATTTATTGAAGGTAATAACTTGCTATTTGAAGAGTATGTAAAAACAGTAAATTCTTATATTATAGAGAAAGGTAAAATGAAATTTTTGTTAGAGCATATAAATGCTGCAATGAAGAGGGGGGAAAAATATCGCGATTCTGTATATAAATTAGAGCCAAATTTAAAAGAAGGGCATGGTGGGATTAGGGATTTTAATTTTATCTGTTGGATTAACAGAATACTTTTTAATGGTGCAAGTCTTAACACTTTAATAAAAAAAGATATTATCACAATAGAAGATTATGATTTATTGATGAAAGGTGTGGAGTTTATTTTTAAAGTGAGAAATGAGTTACATTACTATTTTAACAGAAAATTCGATATTTTAACGATAGAAGCTCAAAAGGATATTGCGTCAGAGCTTGGTTATATTACCACATCTATGTCATTAAATGTGGAGCATTTTTTAAGAGATTATTATGGTCATGCTCGTAATATTTCACAAATTACAAAAAAAGTAATCAATAAAGGGCTACAGGAGATAGTCTATAATAAAACTCATAAAAAGGCTACCATAAGAAAACTTGGTTATGGACTTATTCAGTACAATAATAATTTGACTGCTGAGCATCCAGATATTTTTGAAAAAAATCACGAGTTGCTGATAAATGTTTTTTATATCGCTGCAGTAAGGTCTTTAAAACTTTCTGATAAACTTATCAATATAATTCGAAATAATCTATATTTAATAGATGAAAACTACTTAAAAAAGTATGGCAAGCTATTTCTTAAGGTTATTTCAAGTTTCCCTTATTCCTACAAGATTACAAAAAATATGTTAAATACAGGAGTGTTAGAGAGTATTATTCCTGAGTTTAAAGAGATTATTTGTAGAGTTCAATATGATTTATACCACCACTACACTGTGGATGAGCATACGATTTTGGCTCTAAAATTTATTGATGATTTGATAACAAATGCAAATCCTCGTAATAAGAATTATATAGATGCTTACAAAAGATTAAAAAGAAAAGACCTTTTGGCGTTATCTATTTTGTTGCATGATATTGGTAAGGGGCAAGGTTTTAACCATTCAGTTGTGGGAGCTAAAATGTCTCAAACTATTTGTAAGAGATTGGGTATGCATCCAGATGATATTGACACTGTATCCAATATGGTGGAACAACATCTGTTGATGAGTCATATAGCACAAAGAAGGGATTTGCATGATATTGAAGTTATTGAGTATTTTACAAATTATCTAAACAATGAAGATGAGCTGCATCTTCTTTATCTGTTGACTTATGCTGATATGAATGCGGTTGGTGGTGATTTGTTTAATGAGTGGAAGAGCTCTCTTTTGACAGAGTTGTATTTAAAATCTAAAGCAGCTTTGGAGAAAGAGTCTATTATAAGTGAATATAATAAAATTGTAGAATTAAAAAGAAAAAAACTATTTGAGCGAATTTCTGATGATATAATAAAAGGTTTCATAGATAAACTGGATTCAGAATATATTTTTACCTATAAGGTTAAACATATTATAAGACATCTTAATATGATTAAAAAACTTAATCCTGATGTTAAAGTTTTAACCGATTTTTACGTTAGAGACGATTTAAATTGTCTTGAGTTTAATATCTGCACTTATGACTTTTTAGGGTTGTTAAAAAAGTTATCAGGTGTTTTTGCTTATTATGGCCTAAATATTTTGGGAGCTCAGATTTTTACTTTTGACAATAATATTGTTATTGATACTATTCAGGTAGTTTCTTCTAGTGATTCAACTAATAATTTATTGAAAAAAGGGGATAAAATAGCAGTAACTATTAAAGAAGTTGTTACAAATAAAACCTCAGTTGAGGATTTGATTAAAAGGGCATCTACCCCATTTTTTAAGAAAAAGATACCTAAAGAGATTAAAAAGAAAGTGGAATTTGATAATGAAATATCATCAAATTATACTGTGATTGATGTTTTTACTGAGGATAAAATTGGGCTGTTGTATAAGATATTGTCTGTTTTTGAAGACTTAGGAATCAATGTGCAAAAGGCAAAAATTTCTACGGATGTGGATAGAGTTGTAGACTCTTTTTATGTAACAGACAAAAATTATCATAAAATTACAGAACAGACATTTATTGATAAAATCAAATTCTCTTTAATGGAAGTAATCTGA
- a CDS encoding flagellar basal body-associated FliL family protein: protein MKKIIIIILSVIFLIIVVLLFIKSYFNISFKSVVSNIRFQKKSVFEKYNVKEMKIGDDYGVFVENVVATSADLNNRHIKLDLYIVTENKKVAKILAKNNKQTAMAIADILTTFKISDLVTENGKKFLKRQIKKVLELKYGEGTIKEIYFHNMVFS from the coding sequence ATGAAAAAAATTATTATTATTATCTTATCAGTAATTTTTCTGATTATTGTAGTTCTCTTATTTATAAAAAGTTATTTTAACATCTCTTTTAAGTCCGTTGTATCGAATATTAGGTTTCAAAAGAAGAGTGTATTTGAAAAGTATAATGTAAAAGAGATGAAAATTGGGGATGATTATGGAGTTTTTGTAGAAAATGTGGTAGCTACTAGTGCCGATTTAAACAATAGACATATAAAGTTAGATTTATATATTGTTACTGAAAATAAAAAAGTAGCAAAGATATTGGCTAAAAATAATAAACAAACAGCTATGGCTATTGCTGATATTTTGACAACCTTTAAAATTTCTGATTTAGTAACTGAAAATGGTAAAAAGTTTTTGAAAAGGCAGATAAAAAAAGTTTTAGAGCTAAAATATGGTGAAGGAACCATCAAAGAAATTTATTTCCATAATATGGTATTTAGTTAA
- the nth gene encoding endonuclease III domain-containing protein translates to MKNRNDIKEIYDLLLKAYENLKSPSVTKIAEKNGRDPFKVLVSCLISLRTKDEVTLEVSKKLFEVADTPNKLLKMEDEELEKILYPAGFYRKKVKVLKEVSKTLIEKYEGRVPDSLEELLKIKGVGRKTANLVLVEGFDKEGICVDTHVHRICNRLGVVKTKTPEQTEMDLRKILPKHMWKKWNEILVSYGQHICKPISPLCSACILYDKCDKINVDRWR, encoded by the coding sequence TTGAAGAACAGGAATGATATTAAAGAAATATATGATTTATTATTGAAAGCTTATGAAAATCTTAAAAGTCCATCAGTCACTAAAATTGCTGAGAAAAATGGTAGAGATCCTTTTAAGGTTTTAGTGAGTTGTTTAATTTCTCTTAGAACCAAAGATGAGGTTACGTTAGAGGTTTCAAAAAAGTTATTTGAAGTAGCTGATACACCTAATAAACTTTTAAAAATGGAAGATGAAGAGTTGGAAAAAATACTATATCCAGCTGGTTTTTATAGAAAAAAAGTAAAAGTTTTAAAAGAAGTTTCTAAAACGTTAATAGAAAAGTATGAAGGTAGAGTCCCTGATTCGCTAGAGGAGCTTTTAAAAATTAAAGGTGTGGGGAGGAAAACAGCAAATCTTGTGTTGGTTGAAGGGTTTGATAAAGAGGGGATTTGTGTTGATACTCATGTCCACAGAATATGTAATAGGCTTGGTGTAGTAAAAACTAAAACACCAGAGCAAACAGAAATGGATCTTAGGAAAATATTGCCAAAACATATGTGGAAGAAGTGGAACGAAATTCTTGTGAGTTATGGTCAGCATATTTGCAAGCCTATATCACCTTTATGCTCAGCTTGCATACTTTATGATAAGTGTGATAAAATAAATGTAGATAGATGGAGGTAA
- a CDS encoding glycosyltransferase family 2 protein: MISVIIPVKDRVNSLKDAIESVLWQTYKNFEIIVVDDGSEIDIKSKIYPYLDLIRFFRLEKNRGVSAARNFGITVSKGEYIAFLDSDDIWLPRKLEMQLEFMNNNGFAVSHTNEFWYKNGNFINQGYKHKKYGGYILTKILDHCRISPSSFVAKRNVFNKTGYFDEWMKIAEDYDLWLRVALFFEIGYLDYPLIVKRYFLDNHLSSSVKNIEFYRLLSLKKFFCKYHKYMDRHLQKEVVKFINHKYKIVANGVNKMIERF; this comes from the coding sequence ATGATTTCTGTTATTATCCCTGTCAAAGATAGAGTTAACTCTTTAAAAGATGCCATTGAATCTGTTTTATGGCAAACTTATAAAAATTTTGAAATAATAGTTGTGGATGATGGCTCTGAAATTGATATAAAATCGAAAATATACCCATATTTGGACTTAATTAGATTTTTTAGATTAGAGAAAAATAGGGGGGTAAGTGCTGCAAGAAATTTTGGGATAACTGTTTCGAAAGGGGAGTATATAGCATTTTTAGATTCTGATGACATTTGGCTTCCGAGAAAACTTGAAATGCAATTAGAATTTATGAATAATAACGGCTTCGCAGTATCTCACACTAATGAATTTTGGTACAAAAATGGTAATTTTATCAACCAGGGATATAAGCATAAAAAATATGGTGGCTATATTTTGACTAAAATTTTAGACCATTGTAGAATAAGCCCTTCAAGCTTTGTAGCCAAAAGGAATGTTTTTAACAAGACGGGTTATTTTGATGAGTGGATGAAGATAGCTGAAGATTATGATTTATGGCTCAGGGTTGCACTGTTTTTTGAAATAGGTTATTTGGACTATCCGTTAATTGTAAAAAGATATTTTTTAGATAATCATTTGAGTAGCTCCGTTAAAAATATAGAATTTTATAGATTGCTATCATTAAAGAAATTTTTTTGCAAGTACCATAAATATATGGATAGGCATTTACAAAAAGAGGTTGTTAAATTTATAAATCATAAATACAAAATTGTAGCAAATGGTGTAAATAAAATGATTGAAAGGTTTTAG
- a CDS encoding LysM peptidoglycan-binding domain-containing protein, with amino-acid sequence MRKLVYIIFVFLIATSCSYIDFKGEINKEVKSKESTNLKILEQPLVKKKILPDLDEKLFSLYTPELNIDYSDLFDKELALNMDSETFNQKNYDIPIVINDRVKFFIKRYTKLYPTTFQRWLNNANKYIYIVKDIFRRMGLPTDLACLPFAESGFDVYAYSWAGAGGMWQFMNSTGKIYGLRNNFWLDERRDFEKATVAAAKYLKYLYVYFGDWYLAIAAYNAGFYKVLKATQRYKTKDFFKLARYRYLKRETKDYVPKFIALTVIYKNYLKYGFEPPETEPLIYDKIKLSQPVNLYVIADLLDTNFETLKELNPALKKPITPPNDGFELRIPYGTKNYLEKKIASMSPEELLQVKIYYAKRKESIARIAKKFRVSKKSIKKLNKLYYDYILFSGPIFIPIKKYEKSLAMQNFSNDINAVIPRVYIVRRGDTFYGIAHKYGLTVGQLMKLNKGINPRLIRPGDPIIISKSERIVRYRKYKIKKGDTLWSIANRFNTSVEKIKKRNKLRTTQLIPGKYLIIPN; translated from the coding sequence ATGAGAAAATTAGTTTATATTATTTTTGTATTTTTAATAGCAACTTCATGTTCTTATATAGATTTTAAAGGGGAAATAAATAAAGAAGTAAAATCTAAAGAGAGTACTAACCTCAAAATCTTAGAACAACCTTTGGTAAAAAAGAAAATTTTACCTGATTTGGATGAAAAGTTATTTAGTTTATATACCCCTGAGTTGAATATTGATTATTCTGATCTCTTTGACAAAGAATTAGCGCTTAATATGGACTCTGAGACATTTAATCAAAAAAATTACGATATTCCAATTGTGATAAATGATAGAGTAAAATTCTTTATTAAAAGATATACAAAATTGTATCCTACTACTTTTCAAAGATGGCTCAATAATGCAAATAAGTATATTTATATCGTAAAGGATATTTTTAGAAGGATGGGGTTACCTACTGATTTGGCATGTTTGCCATTTGCAGAGAGTGGCTTTGATGTATATGCATATTCTTGGGCTGGCGCAGGTGGAATGTGGCAGTTTATGAACTCAACAGGTAAGATATATGGGTTAAGAAATAACTTTTGGCTTGATGAGAGAAGAGATTTTGAAAAGGCAACTGTTGCAGCAGCAAAATATTTAAAATATTTATATGTATATTTTGGTGATTGGTACCTTGCGATTGCTGCATATAATGCAGGTTTCTATAAGGTTTTAAAAGCAACTCAAAGGTATAAGACAAAAGATTTTTTTAAACTTGCCAGATATAGATATCTAAAAAGAGAGACTAAAGATTATGTGCCTAAATTTATTGCGCTCACGGTGATATATAAAAACTATTTAAAGTATGGTTTTGAACCACCTGAGACAGAACCTTTAATTTATGATAAAATTAAGTTAAGTCAGCCTGTAAATTTGTATGTTATAGCTGATTTGCTTGATACCAATTTTGAAACTTTAAAGGAGTTAAACCCTGCACTAAAAAAACCTATTACCCCACCCAATGATGGTTTTGAATTAAGAATCCCTTATGGTACAAAAAATTATTTAGAAAAGAAGATAGCTAGCATGAGTCCAGAGGAGCTCTTGCAGGTAAAAATATACTATGCTAAGAGAAAAGAGAGTATTGCAAGAATTGCAAAGAAATTCCGTGTTTCTAAAAAATCGATAAAAAAATTAAATAAACTTTACTATGATTATATCCTTTTTTCTGGTCCAATATTTATCCCTATAAAAAAATATGAAAAATCACTGGCTATGCAAAACTTTTCAAACGATATAAACGCTGTCATTCCAAGAGTTTATATTGTAAGAAGAGGGGATACTTTTTATGGTATAGCTCATAAATATGGATTGACGGTTGGGCAGTTGATGAAGCTTAATAAAGGGATTAATCCAAGATTAATTAGGCCTGGAGATCCTATTATTATTTCTAAATCAGAGAGAATAGTCAGATATAGAAAATATAAAATAAAAAAGGGTGACACACTTTGGAGTATAGCAAATAGATTTAATACCTCAGTAGAGAAGATTAAAAAGAGAAACAAACTTAGAACAACTCAGCTAATACCTGGAAAATATCTGATTATCCCTAATTAA
- a CDS encoding phosphoribosylaminoimidazolesuccinocarboxamide synthase, which translates to MDVVLKTEIPELKLIGRGKVRDIYDLGNYLLIVTTDRISAFDVILPNGIPYKGYVLTQLSKFWFEKTSHIVKNHLITTDIEEMPEICKKYRNILEGRSMLVEKAKPYPVECVVRGYITGSGWKDYQKTGEVCGIKLPKNLKESQKLEPPLFTPATKAEIGEHDENISFEQMVLMVGQKTAEKLRDYAIKIYTYCAKIAEEKGIIIADTKMEFGNKDGEIILIDELLTPDSSRFWFKEKYKVGEPQESMDKQFVRNYLETLDWDKKAPGPELPKEIIEQTSKRYLEIMEILTK; encoded by the coding sequence ATGGATGTTGTTTTAAAAACTGAAATACCTGAATTAAAATTAATAGGTAGAGGTAAGGTAAGAGATATTTACGATTTAGGAAACTATTTATTGATAGTTACAACTGACAGGATATCAGCATTTGATGTTATTTTACCTAATGGGATCCCATATAAAGGTTATGTGCTAACTCAACTTTCAAAATTTTGGTTTGAAAAAACATCTCACATTGTAAAAAACCATCTTATAACAACAGATATTGAAGAGATGCCAGAAATCTGTAAAAAATACAGAAATATTTTAGAAGGCAGAAGTATGCTTGTAGAAAAGGCTAAACCATACCCTGTAGAATGTGTTGTTAGAGGTTATATTACAGGTTCTGGCTGGAAAGATTATCAAAAAACTGGTGAAGTATGCGGTATTAAACTACCAAAAAATTTAAAAGAATCGCAAAAGTTAGAACCACCATTGTTTACTCCTGCTACAAAAGCAGAAATCGGTGAGCATGACGAAAACATCTCATTTGAGCAAATGGTTCTAATGGTAGGTCAAAAAACAGCTGAAAAGTTGAGAGATTATGCAATTAAAATATACACATATTGTGCAAAAATAGCAGAAGAAAAAGGGATTATCATTGCTGATACAAAAATGGAGTTTGGCAATAAAGATGGTGAAATCATTTTAATAGATGAACTGCTTACCCCTGATTCTTCTAGATTTTGGTTTAAAGAAAAATATAAAGTGGGTGAACCCCAAGAGAGCATGGATAAACAGTTTGTTAGAAACTATCTTGAAACTTTAGACTGGGATAAAAAAGCTCCAGGGCCTGAGTTACCAAAAGAGATTATAGAGCAAACATCAAAAAGATATTTAGAAATAATGGAGATCTTAACAAAATAG
- a CDS encoding Lrp/AsnC family transcriptional regulator: MKHIDETDKKIINILIEDGRTSYADISKAVGMKPPSVIERIKKLEKEGIIEQYTTKINYKALGYDILAFIGISIDNAQHIEDFEVMLSNFDDDIVECHHVTGDFTMLLKVITRNTETLSKLIKKIRNINGVRQTNTILVFSTIMDRMRNI, from the coding sequence ATGAAGCATATTGATGAAACAGATAAAAAGATAATAAATATTTTAATTGAAGATGGTAGGACTTCTTATGCGGATATCTCTAAAGCTGTAGGGATGAAGCCACCTTCAGTTATCGAGAGGATTAAAAAGTTAGAAAAAGAAGGGATTATTGAGCAGTATACTACTAAAATAAACTACAAAGCTCTCGGTTATGATATCCTTGCATTTATAGGTATATCAATTGATAATGCTCAGCATATCGAAGATTTTGAAGTTATGCTATCAAATTTTGATGATGATATAGTTGAATGCCATCATGTTACAGGTGATTTTACTATGCTGTTAAAGGTTATCACAAGAAATACTGAAACGTTATCTAAACTTATTAAAAAAATAAGAAATATTAATGGAGTAAGACAAACAAATACAATTTTGGTATTTTCAACCATAATGGATAGAATGAGAAATATTTAA